A window from Candidatus Dormiibacterota bacterium encodes these proteins:
- the yqeK gene encoding bis(5'-nucleosyl)-tetraphosphatase (symmetrical) YqeK, whose protein sequence is MREEIGQEHRYAHCVRVARCAEILALLYAADSGKARLAGLLHDLARLYAPERLLAECAARGLAIDEAERAAPVLLHARLGAALARERFAVTDLEVLSAIEKHTLGDAEMSPLDCAVYLADGLEPGRTFAERAALWELAKCDRTAAMRATLAATIGYIHARGLRPAPRALAAARAFGVET, encoded by the coding sequence GCGCGAGGAGATCGGCCAAGAACATCGCTACGCTCATTGCGTGCGCGTCGCGCGCTGCGCGGAGATCCTTGCGCTGCTCTACGCCGCAGACTCCGGGAAGGCGCGTTTGGCCGGGTTGCTGCACGATCTGGCGCGCCTCTACGCTCCCGAACGCCTCCTTGCCGAGTGCGCGGCTCGTGGGCTCGCCATCGACGAGGCGGAGCGCGCCGCTCCTGTTCTGCTCCACGCGCGGCTCGGCGCTGCGCTCGCTCGGGAACGCTTCGCCGTGACTGATCTCGAGGTGCTCTCCGCCATCGAAAAGCACACGTTGGGCGATGCTGAAATGTCGCCGCTCGATTGCGCGGTCTACCTTGCAGACGGCCTGGAGCCGGGCCGTACCTTCGCCGAGCGCGCCGCTCTCTGGGAACTCGCCAAATGCGACCGGACCGCGGCGATGCGCGCAACGCTCGCCGCGACGATCGGGTACATACACGCGAGAGGCCTCCGGCCGGCACCGCGAGCTCTCGCTGCCGCCCGCGCTTTTGGGGTAGAAACGTGA
- the rsfS gene encoding ribosome silencing factor, with translation MIDIVRNAALDKKGEDFVAIDVRERTILADTFAIVSGRSRVQVRSIAEAIVAAVETAGFRFARIEGHADGGWILLDLGSVIAHVFTPEQRSFYNLERLWAPASEREAQSS, from the coding sequence GTGATCGATATCGTGCGCAACGCTGCGCTGGACAAAAAAGGCGAAGACTTCGTCGCGATCGACGTGCGCGAGCGCACGATTCTCGCCGATACGTTTGCGATCGTCAGCGGGCGTTCGCGCGTTCAGGTGCGCTCGATCGCTGAGGCGATCGTCGCCGCAGTCGAGACCGCCGGCTTTCGGTTCGCGCGCATCGAAGGCCACGCCGACGGCGGGTGGATCCTGCTCGACCTCGGAAGCGTCATCGCGCACGTCTTCACGCCGGAGCAGCGCTCGTTCTACAACCTCGAGCGTCTATGGGCCCCGGCGAGCGAGAGAGAGGCACAGAGCTCGTGA
- a CDS encoding peptidase S10, which produces MKKVLAALALLGASSLAATSAAPAAHAAPPQAVPAFPDAVTHHAIVVDGRTLAYTARAGTIDLTNDKGQPACRMFYTAFTLDGTDPSARPVTFFYNGGPGSSTVWLRMGSFGPVRVAVADGRMTGPPPYRVVPNQYTLLDRTDEVFIDMCASGYSRIIGAGTPKEFFGADPDVKSFAQFVDRYVTRFGRWNSPKFLFGESYGTPRSAMLVDYLQNQGIGINGVVLLSSILNFGLYASTYGDSVPQAGGDWSYVLYLPTETAAAWYHHRLPAGAPSDLHTAVMESRDFAMGEYLNALAQGAHLSRGTYNDVVAKLHRFTGLSENYIRLANLRVSYQRFLMQLERNQGKVVGRYDSRYENDVLDSAADEWPWDPTDAAIDSAFTAANNAYIQQGLGYRPPERYRVLAYALIHADGGWNWHHNNSPVLNTAPDLANALTYNPGLRVFSANGYYDFATPWLATVYTLDHLNLKPDLQSHITYGFYESGHMVYLHHAALVQFHSDLESWYAQTLAGR; this is translated from the coding sequence ATGAAAAAGGTCCTCGCGGCGCTGGCGCTTCTCGGTGCGTCGTCGCTTGCCGCGACGAGCGCAGCACCGGCGGCTCATGCCGCGCCGCCGCAGGCCGTGCCGGCGTTTCCCGACGCCGTCACGCACCACGCGATCGTCGTCGACGGTCGAACGCTCGCGTATACGGCGCGCGCCGGCACGATCGACCTTACCAACGACAAGGGACAGCCGGCGTGCCGCATGTTCTACACCGCCTTCACGCTGGACGGAACGGATCCGTCGGCCCGGCCGGTTACGTTCTTCTATAACGGCGGACCCGGAAGCTCGACGGTATGGCTGCGCATGGGATCGTTCGGGCCCGTGCGCGTCGCGGTCGCGGACGGACGCATGACCGGGCCGCCGCCCTATCGCGTCGTTCCCAATCAGTACACCCTGCTCGACCGCACCGACGAAGTCTTCATCGACATGTGTGCCAGCGGCTACAGCCGCATCATCGGCGCCGGAACCCCGAAGGAGTTCTTCGGAGCCGATCCCGACGTCAAGTCCTTCGCGCAGTTCGTCGACCGGTACGTGACGCGATTCGGGCGCTGGAACTCACCGAAGTTTCTCTTTGGAGAATCGTACGGTACGCCGCGCTCGGCAATGCTCGTCGACTATCTGCAGAATCAAGGCATCGGCATAAACGGCGTCGTGCTGCTCTCGTCGATTCTCAACTTCGGGCTCTACGCCAGCACATACGGCGACAGCGTTCCGCAAGCCGGAGGGGACTGGTCGTACGTCCTCTATCTGCCCACGGAAACGGCTGCGGCGTGGTACCATCACCGCCTCCCCGCCGGTGCGCCGAGCGATCTCCACACCGCCGTGATGGAGTCGCGCGACTTTGCGATGGGCGAGTACCTGAACGCACTGGCGCAGGGCGCCCATCTATCGCGCGGTACGTACAACGACGTCGTTGCGAAGCTGCACAGGTTCACGGGCCTGTCGGAGAACTACATTCGCCTTGCGAATCTGCGCGTTTCGTATCAGCGCTTCCTCATGCAGCTCGAGCGCAACCAAGGCAAGGTCGTCGGACGGTACGATTCGCGCTACGAAAACGACGTGCTCGATAGCGCGGCGGATGAGTGGCCGTGGGACCCGACCGACGCCGCAATCGACTCTGCGTTCACGGCGGCGAACAATGCGTACATACAGCAAGGGCTCGGATACCGACCGCCGGAGAGATATCGCGTGCTCGCATACGCGCTGATTCACGCCGACGGCGGTTGGAACTGGCACCACAACAACTCGCCGGTGCTCAACACCGCGCCCGACCTCGCAAATGCGCTGACCTATAACCCCGGCCTGCGGGTCTTCTCAGCGAACGGCTACTACGACTTTGCGACGCCCTGGCTCGCGACCGTCTATACGCTCGACCATCTCAACCTCAAGCCCGATCTGCAGTCGCACATCACGTACGGCTTCTACGAGTCGGGACACATGGTTTATCTGCACCATGCGGCGCTGGTCCAGTTCCACTCGGATTTGGAGAGCTGGTACGCGCAAACGCTCGCTGGACGCTAG
- a CDS encoding TPM domain-containing protein, protein MLFVQDHAQVFSVRTVAGVERRIAATRAATGEELVVVTVPRLAGAQASGVVESEAERLFYQEGVRGTLLYVDRDDRRDAVIAQPTAWFDARHVAAIRRAMEARFRRGEYDAGLRAVAGDVLAVYDAHAAASSAGIRKAAPRLRIYAWIAAALLAYLVVRGALRRAGA, encoded by the coding sequence GTGCTCTTCGTCCAAGACCACGCCCAGGTGTTCTCGGTGCGCACCGTCGCCGGCGTGGAGCGGCGCATCGCCGCAACGCGCGCAGCGACGGGCGAAGAGCTCGTCGTGGTCACCGTTCCCCGGCTGGCGGGCGCACAAGCATCGGGTGTCGTGGAGAGCGAAGCGGAGCGGCTCTTCTACCAAGAAGGCGTTCGCGGAACGCTACTCTACGTCGATCGCGACGATCGCCGGGACGCCGTGATCGCGCAGCCCACGGCGTGGTTCGACGCACGGCACGTTGCGGCGATTCGGCGAGCGATGGAGGCGCGCTTCCGGCGGGGAGAGTACGACGCCGGGCTGCGCGCAGTTGCCGGCGACGTTCTCGCTGTCTACGATGCCCACGCGGCGGCATCGAGCGCCGGCATCAGGAAGGCGGCACCGCGCCTGCGAATCTACGCATGGATTGCGGCGGCTCTGCTCGCCTATCTTGTCGTTCGCGGCGCGCTGCGGCGGGCAGGCGCATGA